The region GCTTTGTGTGCAGAGCAATACAAAATCCATGACCAGAGTAAAGATTCCTTTCAAGGAGAAGAAGGCACTGTGCCTTCCATGTTGGcagtggcccaggaggagcaCCCCTCTGTGGGGTCAGTGGCTGATCACCCTGGAGGATGGGGCCAGGTCAGGACTCAGCGTTGATCTCTGCTGCCAGCCACATGGGCTCTCAGCACTGGCTGTGGCCAAACTGTACATTGTAAGCAGAAGTCCCTTTTGCTGATCCCAAGACCATCCTGCCACCAAGACCATAGTGGGAGTCAGGAAGCAGGAGGGAGTGAGTGCACCCTCTGACCTCATGGTGTTTTTACTGTGTTGGAATGGGGTCGGGGTGATGCACTAGGAAGACACTGTTCCTGGTGTAGAATAGCTTAGCCTATATAACTCTTGTCAATGGTGCTTTCTTTTGAAATGGACTTGATATTTACATCCCGATACCAAAGTTTGGGTCTGGTCCCTAATGCCACTCCAATAGTGAGAACAAGttttgaaaaaaggaagaaaaaattttttattgctttgctagcagaAGAGGAACATAGcctctgtcccagaggctgtgattctgtcaGGAGGAACCATGAGCCTTTACAGAGGGGACACAGAGGCTGCACTCCAGCGGTGCCCTGTCAGGAGCCGTGATTCATCTGAACCTTGAGAGACAGCTGTTTCTTAGAACTCCCAGTGCCAGCCCCAAAGTGTGCATCCCTTCATTCCTAAGTCCATGAGCTGGAGGACACAGAACTTGGCCtaggaggggaggaagggtgaTCTTGCTTCCCCCGTGGTTAGGGAagtggagagggagaagaggaagggggaaaggTCCATTCTAAAAGGGGCCACCAGTGATAGAGCAGCAAGGGTCATATGTAAAGCATGAAGTCCACACAAAGTTCAAGGCATAATATGCCTACTGTGAGTAGGTAATCCACAGCCATCTCCGAAACTGTGGCAGACTGTTTCCACAGAGAGCTAGGCTGTGGACGTACAGCATCCCACGTGTTTTCTGCCCCACTCGAATCTGGGCTGGGACCTGCACTGACCTTGACCACTGCAGCGTGGCAGAAGAAAGGCCACACCCCTTCCAAGTCCAGGTCATAAAAAGACGGAGCCTTCCACCTCGCTCACTATTCTGGGGGAACCAGCCGCTGGGTGGGGAGAAAACTCAAGCAGTTCTGTGGAGAGGAGCCGCCCTGCTGGCAGAAACCCCTCCGCCGTGGGCGTATGTCACCTGGAAGTGACTCAAGCCTTCAGATGATGCACATCCACAACAGAGGATGCAACCCTATGAGGGGTTCCCAACAAAGCCACTTCCAAACTTTGGCCCACAAACATTGTAAAAGAGAAGAACAGTTTCCTGTTACTTTAAGCTGCTAAGTTTTGGGGGTGATTTTCTATGCAGCAATAGATCACTAATACATGGATCAATCAGTACAATATTGGACCACATGTGACATGGCATTATGAAGGGCAAAGCACTTTGTCAGCTCTGGAAGTCTTGCAAAACTTCCATGATAAATTCCTTGacctcattttccaaatttaCACCTTGATGGCAACTTCAGGTGAAGAGAACACATTGGTCAAAAGTAACCACTTGGAAACTATTGACCTAAAAGGTAAGGCAGAAAGTTAGCCTTAGGATTGGAGGGCATGGCTGGGGAGAAGCTGGCGTCTGTGTGAGTCATGGGTTGCCCCTCCTCTGTGACAATATCCCATGTGCTTTATGTGTCCATGCACAAAGCTGGTCCTGGTTTAGCTGTGCTGGTTGACTGGTTGGCGAGAGATTCCTGCAGGAATTGGGGggtggaaatggaaggagacttctttttaattattatcaaTTCTGTATACGGCTTCTGAAAATCTCTCCTTTCTGAAGAACAAAGTATCAACAGCTTAGCTTGCAGACACCTGCCACCTTGAGACCATGGCAAGCTCCCAGAGACCCTTGCACAAATGTGTCAGGGACAACCTGGTTCTCAAGATTTATTTTGCTAGCTGGACTTCTGCGGTCCCTCCTGCAGTGTCCGAATGGCCACTAGTATGAAGAAGACTGTTTGCTCTGGGGTGTAAATGGTAAGGACACACCTGTCTTTCCAAGAGCTGACATTAGTTCTTAGTGTTCTGTATAGTATTGGTTCTTATTCTGTTCTTCACTAAAGAGAGCAATTATTCAACTGCTAAGAATCAGGAGAATCTGGTTCCATGTCAAAATTAGCAGAAAATCCTTAAAGTGAACAAATTCAGGCTCTGAACGGGCGCAGCATCCTAACTGGTATTTGAAAAACTACCAAAAGGGAACAACACACCTTCCCAGGTGACTCTAATGGAATTCCCCTGACCAACATAAACATTGTCACGTGGAAGCGGCTACCCAGACTGAGCATGGAGCTGGGGAGACCTGAGCCTGGAACCAGAGGGGAAGCTCAACCCCAGATGCTGAGTGGCTTgcacagatctttttttttttttaaatctagaagaAGCAGCAGCTCTTAGGGTGTGGTGGACACAGGAGCTATCTCCAGACGCTCCAGGGTCTGGAATGTGCATTCTGAAATAAAGGGGGCTTCCTGGATTAGAAAGGCAACTTTCCTCACTCACAAGTCCTCAGCCATCCCCTGGGGTACCTGCTgggaagtggaattgctggggaTGCCTCAAgacctccttccccttccccatgCTTGAGCGGCCACAAGGTGACCTGGGAACCCTGCAGAGCAGGCACACCAGCCTGCTGCCACCTTTAGTCTCTGGCTTCTGCTGCTACATCCAGAGAAGGCGCATCTATGTGAACGGGGTGCCCTGTCTCAAGCTGCCTGAATCCACGGTTGAAGCTTTCCTGGTAGAACGGAAAAGGAAAATGAGGTGAACCagttgtggtgtgtgtgtgtgtgtgtgtgtgtgtgtgtgtgtgtgtgtgtgtgaacttttaaaatatagaaaataacagaccaggtgtggtggcacccaactgtaatcccagacactagggaggctgaggcaggaggatcacaagttcaaatccagcctctgcaACATAACTTGACCCTagctccaaataaaatattaaatgaaaagggcttgattaaacacccctgggttcaatcccctgtaccaccaccacccctggattattaaataaataatgcatacacatatattcataGATATACAATAACCAAGATGAAGATAAGCATGAAGATTAGTACACTTTGCAAAATACACAAATGCCCAAGAGAAGAAATGATGAGCATCAGCATCTCAGGACCCAGTGGTGTCCATGCTTCTTCCAGTCATTGTCCCCTCCTTTCCTCACTATCACCAGGACCTGACTGTCATGAACATGAACATCCCTCTTCTCTGTGGTTTGACTCTGTAGTTACAAACCCCGAacgcatattttaattttatgatttaaattttatagaTTGACTCACATGGTGTCTgctctattttctatttataccTAAGAATCACTTACATAGATGTAGTTTTTTATAAAAGTCATTTCTGATCAGTAACTTGCTGTAGGAATACACTACAATTTACTTATTCTATCACTGAAGAGCTGCTTACAGTTTGGAGTTACTATAAACAGTGGTGTAATAAACATTTGGGAACATGTATAACATGTATGCTGTTCAACATGAATGTGTACATATAGTTGAGAATATTTACTCACGTGGAATTGCTGGTCATAGGAGagttaaaaaaaactcttaataGAAACATCAAGTATTctcaaaagtaaagaaatagtATGATAATTTACCAACCTTTATAACTGTTTGTcaatcttatttcatttattttccttttcctttcttctaatctggaatgttttaaagtaaattttatattctatCATGAGTTACTTCAGTCTCTATCTGTAGCAGAGAAGGACTTTAAAAACAAGAGCCACAAGGCCACTGTCACAGCCAAGCCCATGGAGCTTCCAGATACACAGACTCCAATAAAGTCTTCCTGAGATGTCGCCCTGAGCTTTGGAACGCTGGAAAGAGAGAGGGGTCAATCCACACAACCACATAGTGTCTTTTCATCACTCCCCAGAGTCGCCACATCCATGCaaaggggtgtgtgtgggagaaaaatattcacaaaaaataCCAGGTAAAGGACTCTTACCTGAAATACTCAAAGAACTTTTAAATCTCAACATTAAGAACAGagacagctgggcacagtagcacacatcCTGTGACAGTGAGCCAGAGTGGTTTACTTAAGCAGACACTCAAAATGGGAAGCGCTCCTGAAAATACAGAGCCAGATGGGCATTTATCAATGTCCTCTGCAGGAGGACAGAGGTTCACCAGACCTGGTCTCACTCAGGTTGTAAGGGCTGGAGAGGGTTtagttaaattaattaattactcaAATTTTTGTGGTAATGAGGATGGGACCCAAAAGTGATCCAACACTGAATTACGtcctttgcctttttattttttattttggaatagggtctggatcctccagcctcagcctccagagtagatGAGActgcaggtgtgcatcactgtgcccagctggagATTTTATAAATTAGAGATTAAGGGTTCTCATTTACCACCTAAGTGAAAGTGCTGCTTATTAATCCAttagttcaataaatattgatccATTCAATCAACATGACAGTTGTTATTTTATACATAGGGGATGAAGATCCATCAGTGAGAGACCGACCAAAATCTCTGCCTTTGGGTATATTTTTCGTTCTCATTGTTTGAGAGAAACCTTGTCCAGTTCTGTATACAATTATGCTTTTTCATTACTATTTGACAGTTTTGATAAAACAACTACATCCCTTGAAAATTACAGTTTACCAAAActgaaagagaagggagggaaaaaatgAGTCGttactattaaagaaattgaacctGTTACTAAAAATCATCCCAGGAAGAAAACCCAAGGCTTACTGGATTCACTAGtgagttttttaaaacatttaagaatGTAACACCAGGAAATAGAAGCATAGGAATTACTTCCCTCCCCCTTTTAGGAGACCTTTGTAAGCTTGATGTAAATGTGGCCAGAACATCAGAGGAAAGTGAAGTAGCAGAGGTAACAGAGCCACCCTGGTATACACAGAGCCCACACCAATGCAGTGGGACAGACTATAAGTACACAAAGCCAACCATGATGGAGCATGCTTTATTCCAGGAGAACAAGGGAGGGGAACATAATCCATCTAATCTATGATCAGGTAAAAGGATAAAAAACATAATCTTAATATATGTAGAAAACACATTTCCTAAAATCCAACAACcacttgtgattttttaaaaagggaaattttcaGCAAATTAGGCACAGGAGGGAACATATAtagtctcatattttaaaaagaggtacAAAAACCCTGCAGCAAACATTTTACTTAATGATGAAGTATACAGTTTTACTTGTAGTATCTACTCTGATCTAAGCCTTATAAATTCATTACTCTTCCCCCTTAGACtctttctccacctcctcttAGCCCAGGGTACAGGCGCAGGTCAAGTACCAAAAATGTCACCCAGAGTATCAAAACCCCAATGTCTGTTTCTTTTCCCGAAATCAGGGgacacagaaggactttttcagggtAAGTGAGAACATGGCTGGAGGGAAGAGGAATCTGGAGCTGGGACCAAGGTGGGCTACCCCAGACCCCCCCTCACTTTGGCTGTAACTCAACCTCTGTAGGGAGACAGGAAGTGTAGGTGGCTGTGTCACTGGGCTGGGCAGAGTCCTCAGTCAGGGCCCTCTCCAGAATAGCCGGCAAGGAGTGGATCAGCCTCTTCCGGAAGTCCTGGCCCACAAAGACGTAAAGCATCGGGTTGAGGCAGCTGTTGAAGAAGGCCAGTGAGATGGTCAGGTTGACCAGGACCAAGGAAATTTGGTACTTATCATGGAACAAAATCTCCTCGATCCAGATCGCGCTGAGGAGGCCGACCAACTGGAAGGGGAACCAGCAGATGAAGAAGGAGGCCACCACGGCAGTGAAGACCCGCAGGGGGCGGCTGGAACGGATTAGGCCCTTCCTGCGGATTTTGGCAGCAATGAGCCCGTAGCAGACGGTGATGATGGATATGGGCATGATGAAGCCTATGATGAAGTGAGTGATGTTTGTCAATTTCAGCGTGATGATGCCCACATTCAGTGTCTCGACACCCCAGGAATTCAAAAGGAAGAAGCAGTACACGTTCCCTGTCGGCGGATCCTTGAACGTGGTAACAAAGATGAAAACCGGCAACGTAAGAACGAGGGCCAGAATCCAAGGTGCGACCATCACCTTCTTGGCCAAACTTACGGTGCGGTGGTTCTGGGCCCAGACTGGGTGCACGACACAGATGCAGCGGTCCAAAGCAATCAGAGTGATCAGGAAGATGCTCACCAACAGGTTTATTCCCACCATAATGTGAACCAACTTGCAGAGGAACCAGCCAAAAGGCCATATTCCCCCCATGGCCATGGAGACGATGCGGATCGGCAGGATGGCCGTGAAGGAGAAGTCGGCCAAGGCCAGGTTCAGGTAGCAGATGGTGGTGACCGTGTGCGTCATGCGGAAGCCGGCCACCCAGATGACCAGCCCGTTGCCCAGCACACCGAGGACAAAGGTGACGGTGAGTACCACCAGCGGGATTATCTCCAGAACCGTGTAGCCAGGGGACTCATAGGACAACTCTTCAGATCCGTTCTGAGGAACGGAGACGTTGGGGTCCATCTCGCCCACACCTGAAACACGTCAACAGTGGCCGTTTCTCAGGTGTGCATCCATCTCTCAGCATCCCTGTTCAGAGTCCGCCTCACCCACCTCTGTGGCGCCTACTCCAGAGAGGAC is a window of Ictidomys tridecemlineatus isolate mIctTri1 chromosome 15, mIctTri1.hap1, whole genome shotgun sequence DNA encoding:
- the LOC101971779 gene encoding N-formyl peptide receptor 2, with protein sequence MDPNVSVPQNGSEELSYESPGYTVLEIIPLVVLTVTFVLGVLGNGLVIWVAGFRMTHTVTTICYLNLALADFSFTAILPIRIVSMAMGGIWPFGWFLCKLVHIMVGINLLVSIFLITLIALDRCICVVHPVWAQNHRTVSLAKKVMVAPWILALVLTLPVFIFVTTFKDPPTGNVYCFFLLNSWGVETLNVGIITLKLTNITHFIIGFIMPISIITVCYGLIAAKIRRKGLIRSSRPLRVFTAVVASFFICWFPFQLVGLLSAIWIEEILFHDKYQISLVLVNLTISLAFFNSCLNPMLYVFVGQDFRKRLIHSLPAILERALTEDSAQPSDTATYTSCLPTEVELQPK